The proteins below come from a single Sorghum bicolor cultivar BTx623 chromosome 4, Sorghum_bicolor_NCBIv3, whole genome shotgun sequence genomic window:
- the LOC8074648 gene encoding 1,4-dihydroxy-2-naphthoyl-CoA synthase, peroxisomal, which produces MGDAAERRLARVAAHLVPSSSFPVTHATVRPLAPSATAASSSSSPAKDSYRRVHGDVPSEPPEWRAATDESGKEFVDIVYEKAVGEGIAKITINRPNRRNAFRPLTVKELMRAFNDARDDSSIGVIILTGKGTEAFCSGGDQALRDSDGYVDFDSFGRLNVLDLQVQIRRLPKPVIAMVAGYAVGGGHVLHMVCDITIAADNAIFGQTGPKVGSFDAGYGSSIMSRLVGPKRAREMWFLSRFYTADEADKMGLVNIVVPLAQLEQETVKWCRQILRNSPMAIRVLKSALNAADDGHAGLQELGGNATLIFYGTEEAKEGKNAYMERRRPDFSKFPRKP; this is translated from the exons ATGGGCGACGCCGCGGAGAGGAGGCTGGCCCGCGTCGCCGCCCACCTCGTCCCGTCGTCGTCGTTCCCGGTTACGCACGCCACCGTGCGTCCCCTCGCGCCCTCTGCCACggcagcgtcgtcgtcgtcctcgccgGCGAAGGACAGCTACCGGCGCGTGCACGGCGACGTGCCGTCGGAGCCACCGGAGTGGCGCGCCGCCACGGACGAGTCGGGGAAGGAGTTCGTCGACATCGTCTACGAGAAGGCCGTGGGAGAGGGCATCGCCAAG ATCACCATAAACCGGCCAAATCGAAGGAACGCGTTCCGTCCGCTGACCGTGAAGGAGCTTATGCGCGCATTCAACGACGCTAGAGATGATAGCTCCATTGGAGTCATCATTCTTACAGGGAag GGAACCGAGGCGTTCTGCAGCGGCGGTGACCAGGCGTTAAGAGATTCTGATGGATATGTTGACTTCGATAGCTTCGGCCGCCTCAACGTTCTAGATCTCCAG GTGCAAATTCGCCGTCTTCCAAAGCCTGTTATTGCTATG GTTGCTGGTTATGCTGTTGGTGGTGGGCATGTCTTGCATATGGTGTGTGACATAACAATTGCAGCAGACAATGCGATATTTGGGCAGACAGGGCCCAAG GTTGGAAGCTTTGATGCTGGTTACGGATCTTCAATAATGTCCCGATTG GTTGGACCGAAGAGGGCCCGTGAGATGTGGTTTCTGTCGCGGTTCTATACAGCCGATGAAGCTGACAAAATGGGACTTGTGAACATTGTGGTGCCA CTTGCTCAACTGGAGCAAGAAACTGTCAAATGGTGCAGGCAGATCTTAAGGAACAGCCCCATGGCCATCCGAGTGCTCAAATCTGCACTCAACGCTGCTGATGATGGCCATGCAGGTCTTCAG GAGCTTGGCGGGAATGCCACCCTGATATTCTACGGCACTGAGGAGGCAAAGGAAGGGAAGAATGCGTACATGGAGAGACGACGCCCAGATTTCTCCAAATTCCCACGGAAACCTTGA